In Halorubellus sp. JP-L1, one DNA window encodes the following:
- a CDS encoding DUF192 domain-containing protein: protein MDRERWWQLAVLGVIVVLVALVLFQSGAFAVPWATDRDAGAVTVSDAESGASTCVAVEVADTRPERFTGLSEHDSLANGSGMWFVHDSEENVTYVMREMSFPIDIVFVSADGRVTSVASLRAPEAGEDGESIRASGRAKWVLEVPRGYAAANGIDEGDRVDVTYGTTECTA from the coding sequence GTGGATCGAGAACGATGGTGGCAGCTGGCCGTCCTCGGCGTGATCGTGGTGCTCGTCGCACTGGTGTTGTTCCAGTCGGGAGCGTTCGCGGTGCCGTGGGCGACGGACCGCGACGCGGGCGCGGTAACGGTATCGGACGCAGAGTCGGGGGCGTCGACGTGCGTCGCGGTCGAGGTCGCGGACACGCGCCCGGAGCGGTTCACGGGATTGAGCGAGCACGACTCGCTCGCGAACGGGAGCGGGATGTGGTTCGTGCACGATAGCGAGGAGAACGTGACGTACGTGATGCGCGAGATGAGTTTCCCGATCGACATCGTGTTCGTGAGTGCGGACGGGCGCGTGACGTCGGTGGCGTCGCTCCGAGCGCCCGAGGCGGGCGAGGACGGCGAGTCGATCCGGGCGTCGGGGCGCGCGAAGTGGGTGCTCGAGGTCCCCCGTGGCTACGCGGCCGCGAACGGCATCGACGAGGGCGACCGCGTCGACGTGACGTACGGAACGACCGAGTGCACCGCGTAA
- a CDS encoding ABC transporter ATP-binding protein — protein sequence MELDDADDDPFEEQREQAENPMKRLFLEYGAENRLAFVVGLFSSVVARLLDLMPPVILAMALDTTFNPDGDQAFSIWLVPDAWLPTEPGAQLTLSAGIIAVAFLGGAGFHWTRNWGWNSFAQHIQHEVRTDTYDKMQRLNMDFFADKQTGEMMSILSNDVNRLERFLNDGMNSAFRLSVMVLGIAAILFYYNWQLAFVTLVVVPLIGFTTYKFVNIIQPKYADVRSSVGALNSRLENNLGGVQVIKTYNTENFESDRVDDVSQDYYDANWDAINTRIKFFPALRVLAGVGFVVTFFVGGVWVFDTLSGNAGPWFFTGTLSPGEFVAFILLSQRFIWPMAQFGQIINMYQRARASSERIFGLMDEPSQIAEDPDADDLVVDDGEVVYDDVSFGYDEETIVEDISFEVDGGDTLALVGPTGAGKSTVLKLLLRMYDVDEGAIEIDHQDLRDVSIPSLRQHIGYVSQDTFLFYGTVAENITYGSFDADREDVVEAAKMAEAHEFIQKLPEGYDTEVGERGVKLSGGQRQRISIARAILKDPSLLVLDEATSDVDTETEMLIQRSIDDLAEDRTTFAIAHRLSTIKDADQIVVLEDGRIVERGTHDDLISNDGLYAHLWGVQAGEIDELPEEFVERAKNRENRIEVEQDD from the coding sequence ATGGAACTCGACGACGCCGACGACGACCCGTTCGAAGAACAACGAGAGCAAGCCGAGAACCCGATGAAGCGGCTGTTCCTCGAGTACGGTGCCGAGAACAGGCTCGCGTTCGTCGTCGGGCTCTTCTCCAGCGTGGTCGCGCGCCTCCTCGACCTCATGCCGCCGGTCATCCTCGCGATGGCGCTCGACACGACGTTCAACCCCGACGGCGACCAGGCGTTCTCGATCTGGCTCGTCCCCGACGCGTGGCTGCCGACGGAGCCAGGCGCGCAGCTCACGCTCTCCGCGGGCATCATCGCGGTCGCGTTCCTCGGTGGTGCGGGCTTCCACTGGACGCGCAACTGGGGGTGGAACAGCTTCGCGCAGCACATCCAGCACGAGGTGCGGACGGACACGTACGACAAGATGCAGCGGTTGAACATGGACTTCTTCGCGGACAAGCAGACCGGGGAGATGATGTCCATCCTCAGCAACGACGTGAACCGCCTGGAGCGGTTCCTGAACGACGGAATGAACTCCGCGTTCCGGCTGAGCGTGATGGTGCTCGGTATCGCCGCCATCCTCTTCTACTACAACTGGCAGCTGGCGTTCGTCACGCTCGTCGTCGTCCCCCTCATCGGATTCACGACGTACAAGTTCGTGAACATCATCCAGCCGAAGTACGCCGACGTGCGGTCGTCGGTCGGCGCGCTGAACTCGCGCCTAGAGAACAACCTCGGCGGCGTCCAGGTCATCAAGACGTACAACACGGAGAACTTCGAGTCCGACCGCGTCGACGACGTCTCGCAGGACTACTACGACGCGAACTGGGACGCGATCAACACCCGGATCAAGTTCTTCCCTGCGCTCCGCGTGCTCGCGGGCGTCGGGTTCGTCGTGACGTTCTTCGTCGGCGGCGTCTGGGTGTTCGACACGCTCTCCGGGAACGCGGGGCCGTGGTTCTTCACGGGGACGCTCTCGCCGGGGGAGTTCGTCGCGTTCATCCTCCTCAGCCAGCGGTTCATCTGGCCGATGGCGCAGTTCGGGCAGATCATCAACATGTACCAGCGCGCTCGAGCGTCCAGCGAACGCATCTTCGGGTTGATGGACGAGCCCTCGCAGATCGCGGAGGACCCGGACGCCGACGACCTCGTGGTCGACGACGGCGAGGTCGTGTACGACGACGTCTCGTTCGGGTACGACGAGGAGACCATCGTCGAGGACATCAGTTTCGAGGTCGACGGCGGCGACACGCTCGCGCTCGTCGGCCCGACCGGCGCCGGCAAGTCAACGGTCCTCAAGCTCCTGCTGCGGATGTACGACGTCGACGAGGGTGCGATCGAGATCGACCACCAGGACCTGCGCGACGTCTCCATCCCGAGTCTCCGCCAGCACATCGGGTACGTGAGCCAGGACACGTTCCTGTTCTACGGGACCGTGGCGGAGAACATCACGTACGGGTCGTTCGACGCGGACCGCGAGGACGTCGTGGAGGCGGCGAAGATGGCGGAAGCGCACGAGTTCATCCAGAAGCTCCCCGAGGGCTACGACACGGAGGTCGGCGAGCGCGGCGTGAAGCTCTCGGGCGGGCAACGCCAGCGCATCTCCATCGCGCGCGCCATCCTGAAGGACCCGAGCCTGCTCGTCCTCGACGAGGCCACGAGCGACGTGGACACGGAGACGGAGATGCTCATCCAGCGCTCCATCGACGACCTCGCCGAGGACCGCACGACGTTCGCGATCGCGCACCGCCTGTCGACGATCAAGGACGCCGACCAGATCGTCGTCCTCGAGGACGGCCGCATCGTCGAACGCGGCACGCACGACGACCTCATCTCGAACGACGGCCTCTACGCGCACCTCTGGGGCGTCCAGGCCGGCGAGATCGACGAACTGCCCGAGGAGTTCGTCGAACGCGCGAAGAACCGCGAGAACCGGATCGAAGTCGAACAGGACGATTGA
- a CDS encoding creatininase family protein has translation MDVADATWTDVRDADPDVGVVPVGSTEQHGPHAPLGTDTVAAEAVAAAGVEAYETADDAPVALAPAIPVGVAEEHRAFAGTLWVSPDTFRAYVRDTVESLASHGVDAVVLVNGHGGNVDALREVCARVSRDDVADAAAFTWFDVVNADVPMGHGGGRETALLRHVAPHLVREDRVQQAAEGASTRWGDWVGGVNVANDADAFTANGVVGDPRDGDAELGAAMLDDAASSLADVLRALADRD, from the coding sequence ATGGATGTCGCGGATGCGACGTGGACGGACGTGCGCGACGCCGACCCGGACGTCGGGGTCGTCCCGGTCGGGAGCACGGAACAGCACGGGCCGCACGCGCCGCTGGGGACGGATACCGTCGCGGCGGAGGCGGTGGCGGCGGCGGGCGTTGAGGCCTACGAGACGGCGGACGACGCGCCCGTGGCGCTCGCCCCCGCGATCCCGGTCGGGGTCGCCGAAGAGCACCGCGCGTTCGCGGGGACGCTGTGGGTGTCGCCGGACACGTTCCGGGCGTACGTCCGGGATACCGTCGAGAGCCTCGCGAGTCACGGCGTCGACGCGGTCGTCCTCGTGAACGGCCACGGCGGGAACGTCGACGCGCTCCGGGAGGTGTGCGCTCGCGTCTCCCGCGACGACGTCGCGGACGCGGCGGCGTTCACGTGGTTCGACGTGGTGAACGCGGACGTCCCGATGGGGCACGGCGGCGGCCGGGAGACGGCGTTGCTTCGACACGTCGCACCGCACCTCGTGCGTGAGGACCGCGTCCAGCAGGCCGCGGAGGGCGCGAGCACGCGCTGGGGCGACTGGGTCGGAGGCGTGAACGTCGCGAACGACGCTGACGCGTTCACCGCGAACGGCGTCGTCGGCGACCCGCGGGACGGGGACGCCGAGCTGGGCGCGGCGATGCTGGACGACGCGGCGAGTTCGCTCGCGGACGTCCTGCGCGCGCTCGCCGACCGGGACTGA
- a CDS encoding MFS transporter encodes MRRPPALVAKYYAYQATATFGFFWPIFTVFLLSRDLNYTQIALLGSLSAGVGVVGEVPTGYVGDRVGRRNSLLLGAVLRAASVYGLAVVQSFPGFVAVYAVWAVGGAFTSGAGDAWLYDVLAQRLDESAYTRVRGRGGAVNMTVSAATMLGAGALYALDPTLPFWVGGTVNAAGIPVLLAMPRVDRGGSASDQTAGSSDDRLGVREAARVVRAQLLTPPVRSVVVGLALFFGVVGAADTYIQPIAVRRVGLSETALGPFYTGFSLVAAVASYNADRIERALGRTTALVVVPLVVGALLVAPAVLAPVVAMPAFVVMKAGREVVAPVASGYLNDHVNSLGRATVLSAAAMCYGTVRFVLKPLGGVVADALGPVAAVAGLGVLLVATVLVGRGVAALSADADCDADSTSA; translated from the coding sequence ATGCGTCGCCCGCCAGCGCTCGTCGCGAAGTACTACGCGTACCAGGCGACGGCGACCTTCGGGTTCTTCTGGCCGATCTTCACCGTCTTCCTGCTCTCGCGGGACCTCAACTACACGCAGATCGCGCTCCTGGGGTCGCTCTCGGCGGGCGTCGGCGTCGTCGGCGAGGTCCCGACGGGGTACGTCGGCGACCGCGTCGGCCGCCGGAACAGCCTCCTCCTCGGTGCCGTACTGCGCGCCGCGTCCGTGTACGGGCTCGCAGTCGTCCAGTCGTTCCCCGGGTTCGTCGCGGTGTACGCGGTCTGGGCGGTCGGCGGCGCGTTCACGTCCGGCGCCGGCGACGCCTGGCTCTACGACGTCCTCGCGCAGCGCCTCGACGAGTCGGCGTACACGCGCGTCCGCGGTCGCGGCGGCGCCGTCAACATGACCGTCAGCGCCGCGACGATGCTCGGCGCCGGCGCGCTGTACGCGCTCGACCCGACGCTCCCGTTCTGGGTCGGCGGCACCGTCAACGCCGCCGGCATCCCGGTGCTCCTCGCGATGCCGCGCGTCGACCGCGGCGGGAGCGCGTCCGACCAGACGGCCGGTTCGAGCGACGACCGCCTCGGCGTCCGCGAGGCGGCGCGCGTCGTCCGCGCGCAACTCCTGACGCCGCCAGTGCGGTCGGTCGTCGTCGGCCTCGCGCTGTTCTTCGGCGTCGTCGGCGCGGCCGACACCTACATCCAGCCCATCGCGGTCCGGCGCGTCGGACTCTCCGAGACAGCACTCGGCCCGTTCTACACGGGGTTCTCGCTCGTCGCTGCGGTTGCGAGCTACAACGCCGACCGGATCGAGCGCGCGCTCGGGCGGACGACCGCGCTCGTTGTCGTCCCGCTCGTCGTCGGCGCCCTCCTCGTCGCGCCCGCCGTACTCGCGCCTGTCGTCGCGATGCCCGCGTTCGTCGTCATGAAGGCCGGACGCGAGGTCGTCGCGCCGGTCGCGAGCGGCTACCTGAACGACCACGTGAACTCGCTGGGGCGCGCGACCGTGCTCTCGGCGGCCGCGATGTGCTACGGGACCGTCCGGTTCGTCCTCAAACCACTCGGCGGCGTCGTCGCGGACGCGCTCGGCCCGGTCGCGGCGGTCGCCGGTCTCGGCGTCCTCCTCGTCGCCACCGTCCTCGTCGGTCGCGGCGTCGCCGCACTGTCGGCCGACGCCGACTGCGACGCCGACTCGACGTCCGCGTGA
- a CDS encoding helix-turn-helix transcriptional regulator gives MVADDGTETGEQSNADAFALVGNEHRAAILRALLSAHADPETPYPTPFAVLRERAGVAVSSQFAYHLDELVGAFVAKTGDGYRLRYAGWKAAAALAAGTYADQPAFGPTGVDGACPHCRASALHASYGDAWLTVACHGCERVLARYPFPPGPAADRLRDDGVDGLLYAFDRRVRSHFALAADGVCPECAGRTTRGLEVVADPDETAPTATRGDGHALEAVADCEQCGNHLAFPVGLLALEDPDVAAALADRGLDPGTTPFWELPVLDDDAVTASGTDPLEATVAVRGFDAADISDAPDVVHVVVTADLDVRVTEDH, from the coding sequence ATGGTCGCGGACGACGGAACGGAGACCGGGGAGCAGTCGAACGCGGACGCGTTCGCGCTCGTCGGCAACGAGCACCGCGCCGCCATCCTGCGGGCGCTCCTTTCCGCGCACGCCGACCCGGAGACGCCGTACCCGACGCCGTTCGCCGTACTCCGCGAGCGCGCGGGCGTTGCGGTCTCCTCGCAGTTCGCGTACCACCTCGACGAGCTCGTCGGTGCGTTCGTCGCGAAGACCGGCGACGGCTACCGGCTCAGGTACGCCGGGTGGAAGGCCGCCGCCGCGCTCGCCGCCGGCACCTACGCCGACCAGCCCGCGTTCGGCCCCACCGGCGTCGACGGCGCGTGCCCGCACTGTCGAGCGAGCGCGCTGCACGCGAGCTACGGCGACGCCTGGCTCACCGTCGCGTGCCACGGCTGCGAGCGCGTCCTCGCGCGCTACCCGTTCCCGCCCGGTCCCGCCGCCGACCGCCTCCGCGACGACGGCGTCGACGGCCTCCTCTACGCGTTCGACCGGCGCGTCCGCTCGCACTTCGCGCTCGCCGCCGACGGCGTCTGCCCCGAGTGCGCCGGACGGACGACGAGAGGGCTCGAGGTCGTCGCCGACCCCGACGAGACGGCGCCGACCGCGACCCGCGGCGACGGACACGCCCTGGAGGCGGTCGCGGACTGCGAGCAGTGCGGGAACCACCTCGCGTTCCCCGTCGGCCTCCTCGCGCTCGAGGACCCCGACGTCGCCGCGGCGCTCGCCGACCGCGGCCTCGACCCCGGGACGACCCCGTTCTGGGAGCTCCCCGTCCTCGACGACGACGCCGTCACCGCGAGCGGCACCGACCCGCTCGAAGCGACCGTCGCAGTACGCGGATTCGACGCGGCGGACATCAGCGACGCTCCCGACGTCGTCCACGTCGTCGTCACCGCCGACCTCGACGTCCGCGTCACCGAGGACCACTGA
- a CDS encoding OsmC family protein: MNGVDVSKLEQTVEAVTDDSTVGQFQFRAETEWTDALRSMTRIDDFDQAGETIHTRTFEIEGDEPEEILGDRTGPNAVELLLSAIGSCLTVGYAAHAAGMGIELDSLRLELDGDVNLQGFLGISEDVRPGYEHVNCTVYVESDASPEELEELREVVEETSPLLDNVRNGVSVETEQVSL, from the coding sequence ATGAACGGCGTTGACGTATCGAAGCTCGAGCAGACGGTCGAGGCAGTGACGGACGACTCGACAGTCGGCCAGTTCCAGTTCCGGGCGGAGACCGAGTGGACGGATGCCCTGCGGTCCATGACGCGGATCGACGACTTCGACCAGGCGGGCGAGACGATCCACACGCGGACGTTCGAGATCGAGGGCGACGAACCGGAAGAGATCCTCGGCGACCGGACGGGGCCGAATGCGGTCGAGCTCCTGCTCTCGGCCATCGGGTCGTGCCTGACCGTCGGGTACGCGGCACACGCCGCCGGCATGGGGATCGAGCTGGACTCGCTGAGGCTGGAGCTAGACGGCGACGTCAACCTCCAGGGGTTCCTCGGCATCTCCGAGGACGTCCGCCCCGGGTACGAGCACGTGAACTGCACGGTGTACGTGGAGTCAGACGCCTCGCCGGAGGAACTCGAGGAGCTCCGGGAGGTGGTGGAGGAAACGTCGCCGCTGCTGGACAACGTCCGGAACGGCGTCAGCGTCGAGACCGAACAGGTCTCGCTCTGA
- a CDS encoding winged helix-turn-helix domain-containing protein produces MLSSASTGPLDDVEFLVRSEHRVDALGALATRPRTRADLLSLTGVSQSTIGRTLRAFEDRNWIRRNGKYYEATKPGAFVAVGVRELLDRVETERRLRDVWRLLPNEADGFGIEMCTDAVVTVARAADPYGPVNRFASLLEETDRLRFVGFDVSLLAPCVDEFCRALDAGMETELIESPGVVGRIHETCPEQFADRLSGGDLTVSVHDALPAFGVGILDTRVAISGCDPDSGAVAVLVDTEDPVARAWAASLYESYRREATPIGLEPTA; encoded by the coding sequence ATGCTTTCGAGTGCTTCGACCGGACCGCTCGACGACGTCGAGTTCCTCGTGCGGTCGGAGCACCGGGTCGATGCGCTCGGCGCGCTGGCCACGCGACCGCGGACCCGAGCGGACCTGCTGTCGCTGACGGGCGTGTCCCAGTCCACGATCGGGCGGACGCTCCGCGCGTTCGAGGACCGGAACTGGATCCGCAGGAACGGCAAGTACTACGAGGCGACGAAACCGGGCGCGTTCGTCGCGGTCGGCGTCCGGGAGCTGCTCGACCGGGTCGAGACCGAGCGACGACTCCGCGACGTCTGGCGGCTCCTCCCGAACGAAGCGGACGGTTTCGGGATCGAGATGTGCACGGATGCGGTCGTGACGGTCGCGAGGGCGGCGGACCCCTACGGGCCGGTGAATCGGTTCGCCTCGCTGCTCGAGGAGACGGACCGGTTGCGGTTCGTGGGGTTCGACGTGTCCCTCCTGGCGCCGTGCGTGGACGAGTTCTGCCGGGCGCTGGATGCGGGCATGGAGACGGAGCTGATAGAATCCCCTGGCGTCGTCGGGCGCATCCACGAGACGTGTCCCGAGCAGTTCGCCGACAGGCTGTCGGGCGGTGACCTCACCGTCTCGGTGCACGACGCTCTGCCCGCGTTCGGCGTCGGCATCCTCGATACCAGGGTCGCGATCAGCGGCTGCGACCCCGACAGCGGGGCGGTCGCGGTGCTCGTCGACACCGAGGACCCGGTGGCGCGAGCGTGGGCGGCGTCGCTGTACGAGTCCTATCGACGCGAAGCGACGCCGATCGGTCTCGAACCGACCGCGTAG
- the surE gene encoding 5'/3'-nucleotidase SurE encodes MDSPPTVVLTNDDGIDAPGIAALHDALQTVADVTVVAPVDNQSGVGRAADREFAVREHDRGYAVTGTPADCVAYGLHVVDDPDFVVAGANDGPNVGADNVGRSGTVGAAAEAAFLGHAGIALSTYDPVEGGLVEFERNAFDATQDVARRLVDAIAPETLTDADAYLSVNVPTETTDDTHLRLTEPVHDYSLRVDESGDGYAVTSAFYDPLRPDRDERVTDPVGTDRRALADGDVSIAPLSTTTNTVDHEPFRSLEERY; translated from the coding sequence ATGGACTCACCGCCGACCGTCGTCCTCACGAACGACGACGGCATCGACGCCCCCGGCATCGCCGCGCTCCACGACGCCCTCCAAACCGTCGCCGACGTGACCGTCGTCGCACCCGTCGACAACCAGAGCGGCGTCGGGCGCGCCGCCGACCGCGAGTTCGCCGTCCGCGAGCACGACCGCGGGTACGCCGTCACCGGCACGCCCGCGGACTGCGTCGCGTACGGCCTGCACGTCGTCGACGACCCCGACTTCGTCGTCGCCGGCGCCAACGACGGCCCGAACGTCGGCGCGGACAACGTCGGCCGCTCCGGGACCGTCGGCGCCGCCGCCGAAGCCGCGTTCCTCGGTCACGCCGGCATCGCCCTCTCCACGTACGACCCCGTCGAAGGCGGCCTCGTCGAGTTCGAGCGGAACGCGTTCGACGCCACCCAGGACGTCGCCCGACGCCTCGTCGACGCCATCGCTCCCGAGACGCTCACCGACGCGGACGCCTACCTCAGCGTGAACGTCCCCACCGAGACGACCGACGACACGCACCTGCGGCTCACCGAACCCGTCCACGACTACTCGCTCCGCGTCGACGAATCAGGCGACGGCTACGCCGTCACCAGCGCGTTCTACGACCCGCTCCGCCCCGACCGCGACGAACGAGTCACCGACCCCGTCGGCACCGACCGGCGCGCGCTCGCCGACGGCGACGTGAGCATCGCCCCGCTCTCGACCACCACGAACACCGTCGACCACGAGCCGTTCCGGTCGCTCGAAGAACGATACTGA
- a CDS encoding DUF5790 family protein has product MSQTSLDDDELFGEMASEMREDVESALAEARAALPEADEVWESDADNVLGVLNGLRSALDVGDAEDHLRDAKKAFVMGKRADAFEDADDLEAEIETVEDLIATIEDAHDQVGDLASTVPELRSTLEDAHADADEDGGASEDADADEDEE; this is encoded by the coding sequence ATGAGTCAGACCAGTCTCGACGACGACGAACTGTTCGGCGAGATGGCGTCGGAGATGCGCGAGGACGTGGAGTCGGCGCTCGCCGAGGCGCGAGCGGCGCTCCCGGAGGCGGACGAGGTCTGGGAGTCGGACGCGGACAACGTCCTCGGCGTCCTGAACGGGCTGCGATCGGCGCTCGACGTCGGCGACGCCGAGGACCACCTCCGGGACGCGAAGAAGGCATTCGTGATGGGGAAGCGCGCGGACGCGTTCGAGGACGCCGACGACCTGGAGGCGGAGATCGAGACGGTCGAGGACCTGATCGCGACGATCGAGGACGCGCACGACCAGGTCGGGGACCTGGCGTCGACGGTGCCGGAACTCCGGAGTACGCTGGAGGACGCACACGCCGACGCGGACGAGGACGGTGGCGCGAGCGAGGACGCCGACGCGGACGAGGACGAGGAGTAA
- a CDS encoding dihydroneopterin aldolase family protein, with protein sequence MVEEPTTGEEAAFEAGIKFGSLYHQFAGTPVSPTSAASLARAMEESIENQPHCEDVQVAIREDALAAAIAEAGADYVELTGSLVDVSMRIEYEGVTVYTSMAMQDGYPLMQVDSVERE encoded by the coding sequence ATGGTCGAGGAGCCGACGACTGGCGAGGAAGCCGCGTTCGAGGCGGGGATCAAGTTCGGATCGCTCTACCACCAGTTCGCGGGGACGCCGGTGTCGCCGACGAGCGCGGCCAGCCTCGCGCGAGCGATGGAGGAATCTATCGAGAACCAGCCCCATTGCGAGGACGTCCAGGTCGCGATCCGCGAGGACGCCCTGGCAGCGGCTATCGCCGAGGCAGGCGCGGACTACGTGGAGTTGACGGGGTCGCTCGTGGACGTGTCGATGCGGATCGAGTACGAGGGCGTGACGGTGTACACGAGCATGGCGATGCAGGACGGCTACCCGCTGATGCAGGTCGACTCCGTCGAGCGCGAGTGA